Proteins from a genomic interval of Diospyros lotus cultivar Yz01 chromosome 6, ASM1463336v1, whole genome shotgun sequence:
- the LOC127804467 gene encoding uncharacterized protein LOC127804467: MAFPHVQPLPVSNRLQMPGQVFTLIADAEKGNEIVQGILSLCGMDVRVLFDTGSTHSFIAPHMVCHVPIPKTSLPYHLAVATPGGLVLLGSEVLRNCEIMVGDRAEELVRLNCEAYLAFMVTSEDYKVRIAEIPVVCEFPDVFPEGLPGLPP, encoded by the exons ATGGCATTTCCACACGTGCAGCCTCTACCAGTTTCTAACAGACTTCAAATGCCAGGGCAAGTGTTTACCCTTATTGCAGATGCTGAGAAGGGTAATGAGATAGTGCAAGGTATTCTTTCTCTGTGTGGTATGGATGTACGTGTGCTATTTGATACAGGATCCACCCATTCATTCATTGCTCCACATATGGTGTGTCATGTTCCCATTCCTAAGACTTCTTTACCATATCATCTAGCGGTGGCTACTCCGGGAGGTTTGGTTCTATTGGGTAGCGAAGTCCTTAGGAATTGTGAGATTATGGTGGGTGACAGG GCTGAAGAGTTGGTACGACTTAACTGCGAAGCGTACTTGGCTTTTATGGTGACAAGTGAGGATTATAAGGTAAGGATTGCAGAGATACCTGTAGTGTGCGAGTTTCCCGATGTTTTTCCGGAGGGCTTGCCAGGCTTACCACCTTGA